A genomic window from Glycine soja cultivar W05 chromosome 10, ASM419377v2, whole genome shotgun sequence includes:
- the LOC114370569 gene encoding PKS-NRPS hybrid synthetase CHGG_01239-like: MEDHVSNMYEVVNMPIDGAANKSDDCSDAFNTTEVFPSREAMLNWARDVAKENGFVLIILRSETSTTCTRSTRCNQRKTFVIMGCDRSGKYRGPYKNELSRKVSGTRKCECPFKLKGKALKKAEGWIVKVMCGCHNHDLEETLVGHPYAGRLSAEEKSLVDALTKSMMKPKDILLTLKDHNMGNITTIKQIYNARQAYRSSKKGSEMQHLLKLLEHDRYVYWHRKVDDSDAIRDIFWTHPDAIKLLGAFNTVLVIDSTYKTTRYQLPLLEIVGVTSTELTFSAAFAFVESERAENFTWALKKLRGLIAKDDDMPQVIVTVGDIALMSAVQVVFPSSSNLLCRFHINQNVKAKCKSIVHLKEKQELMMDAWDVVVNSPNEGEYMQRLAFFENVCLDFPILCDYVKNTWLIPHKEKFVTAWTNQVMHLGNTATNRVEATHWRLKTLLQDSKEDMCSYWDAMKNIITLQHKEIEASFEKSINVVEHRHNTPFYIKLVGFVSRSALSHIIDEYDRVKTAGIDSSICGCIVRTTHGLPCACELARYSTMCHPIPLEAIHVHWRKLKFSDHVSNDEGTELSLQPEIGALYNRFQELDYAGKIILMAKLHEIAFPVKISKCPPLEEVGTKHALEGPRLKSDGSTKFDPSYWEHVHALHPTHDITKSLPSSQKPVHESKRRRVLPMMDQFPVEIHPFIEDIIDVKGDSNCGYRAVAAQLGMGEESWALVRQDLIRELQQWQDNYAKLFGSNDRVAELRQSLYVGKQASVASWMTIPDMGYVIASRYNVVLVTLSLQECMTFFPLRGRPPLSQSSYRLISIGFVHKCHFVQVVLKADSVLPPTALQWSRYCNAESRSWETSYVSRMQQFRSLFPQKEIGYVDIIED; the protein is encoded by the exons ATGGAAGACCATGTTAGTAATATGTATGAGGTGGTGAATATGCCAATTGATGGGGCAGCAAATAAGTCTGATGATTGTAGTGATGCATTCAACACTACAGAG gtCTTTCCTTCCCGAGAAGCTATGTTGAATTGGGCTCGAGATGTTGCAAAAGAGAATGGATTTGTTCTTATTATTTTGAGATCAGAGACATCTACAACTTGTACTAGATCTACAAGATGTAATCAAAGAAAGACATTTGTAATTATGGGCTGTGATAGAAGTGGAAAATATAGAGGACCATACAAGAATGAATTATCCCGGAAGGTGAGTGGTACTAGAAAATGTGAGTGTCCcttcaagctaaagggaaaagCTTTGAAAAAGGCTGAAGGATGGATTGTTAAGGTAATGTGTGGTTGTCACAACCATGACTTAGAGGAAACATTAGTGGGTCATCCATATGCTGGTCGGTTGAGTGCTGAAGAGAAGTCTTTGGTCGATGCTTTGACAAAGAGCATGATGAAGCCAAAAGACATTCTATTGACATTGAAAGATCATAACATGGGTAACATCACTACTATCAAGCAGATTTACAATGCACGACAGGCTTATCGATCCTCTAAAAAGGGTTCAGAAATGCAGCACCTGTTGAAATTATTGGAACATGATCGATATGTGTATTGGCACAGAAAAGTGGATGATTCCGATGCTATTAGAGACATATTCTGGACACATCCAGACGCCATTAAACTTCTGGGTGCTTTCAACACTGTATTGGTCATTGATAGTACTTATAAAACCACTAGGTATCAGTTACCACTACTTGAGATCGTTGGAGTTACTTCAACCGAGTTAACATTCTCTGCTGCATTTGCTTTTGTGGAGTCTGAGCGAGCTGAAAATTTTACTTGGgcactaaaaaaattaagaggatTGATTGCCAAAGATGATGACATGCCCCAAGTGATTGTGACTGTTGGAGACATTGCTCTGATGAGTGCAGTGCAGGTGGTCTTTCCAAGCTCTTCTAATTTGTTATGTCGTTTTCATATCAACCAGAATGTGAAGGCTAAATGCAAGTCGATAGTTCATTTGAAGGAGAAACAAGAACTGATGATGGATGCATGGGATGTTGTCGTGAATTCTCCTAATGAGGGTGAATATATGCAGCGTCTGGcattttttgaaaatgtttGCTTAGATTTTCCTATTTTATGTGATTATGTGAAAAATACATGGCTGATtccacacaaggaaaaatttgtcaCTGCATGGACAAATCAGGTGATGCATTTGGGTAACACAGCAACCAATAG GGTTGAGGCGACACATTGGAGATTGAAGACTTTGCTTCAAGATAGCAAGGAGGATATGTGTAGTTATTGGGATGCTATGAAGAACATCATTACATTGCAACACAAAGAGATTGAGGCGTCATTCGAGAAAAGCATAAATGTAGTGGAACACCGGCATAATACTCCATTTTACATCAAATTGGTGGGATTTGTATCAAGGAGTGCATTAAGTCATATAATTGATGAGTATGATCGAGTTAAGACTGCTGGTATTGATAGTTCTATCTGTGGGTGCATAGTTAGAACCACACATGGTCTACCTTGTGCATGTGAACTTGCTAGGTACAGTACGATGTGTCACCCAATTCCCTTGGAGGCGATTCATGTTCATTGGAGGAAATTAAAGTTTAGTGACCACGTATCGAATGATGAGGGGACTGAGTTATCATTGCAACCTGAAATTGGTGCTTTGTACAACCGATTTCAGGAACTTGATTATGCTGGGAAAATTATACTAATGGCTAAATTGCATGAAATAGCATTTCCTGTTAAAATTTCCAAGTGTCCACCTCTTGAAGAGGTAGGGACAAAGCATGCTCTAGAGGGTCCACGGTTGAAAAGTGATGGATCAACTAAATTTGATCCTTCGTATTGGGAGCATGTTCATGCATTGCACCCTACCCATGATATCACAAAATCTCTCCCTTCATCTCAGAAACCAGTCCATGAGTCTAAACGCAGGAGAGTTCTGCCAATGATGGACCAATTTCCGGTTGAGATCCATCCATTTATTGAAGACATTATTGATGTGAAAGGAGATTCAAATTGTGGTTATCGTGCTGTTGCAGCTCAACTTGGTATGGGTGAGGAATCGTGGGCTCTAGTCCGTCAGGATTTAATTAGAGAGCTTCAACAGTGGCAAGATAATTATGCCAAACTCTTTGGTAGCAATGACCGAGTGGCTGAATTGAGGCAATCTTTGTATGTTGGCAAGCAGGCATCTGTTGCTAGTTGGATGACCATACCAGATATGGGCTATGTAATTGCCTCAAGATATAACGTGGTCCTGGTCACTTTATCCTTACAAGAGTGCATGACTTTTTTCCCTCTTAGAGGACGACCACCACTATCTCAGTCAAGTTACCGTCTTATTTCCATTGGGTTTGTGCATAAATGTCACTTTGTACAG GTTGTTTTGAAGGCTGACTCAGTGTTACCTCCCACCGCTTTGCAGTGGTCAAGATATTGTAATGCTGAATCTCGTTCTTGGGAAACTTCATATGTTAGTCGTATGCAACAATTTAGGTCATTGTTTCCACAAAAAGAAATTGGTTATGTAGACATTATTGAGGATTAA
- the LOC114372236 gene encoding protein SIEVE ELEMENT OCCLUSION B-like: MALVSSLSPATPSSVQTNTLNPLGWTDDQILEKVYITHVHTAERYDVESLFNVTANIIKRSTALADSVAVKTGTPVGLIEDKVPLSTFDPPFLKLKHIASQMMNTPHGEHHAHSTAMSILDQLRTYTWDGKAILVLAALALEYGNFWHLVQTPSGDHLGRSLAQMSRVHIVERNRQAVADYNSLVKNLLIAVECITELERLSTKGYDLKDVPALAEAMQEIPVAVYWAIVTTVVCANHFDFLLGESDSRYEIANFDDKLAAVISKLKANLTRSRKKIGDLEDYWRRKKLLQTPTEIVEVLKVLIYHNEVHDPHVYDGLTRQMVSIEVFRKKHVLLFISGLDSIRDEVRLLQSIYEGLQEDPREVKGYRKEDFRILWVPVVDEWNLLHRAEYDNLKLEMPWYVTEYFYPLAGIRLIREDLNYKNKPIIPVLNPQGRVVNYNAMHMIFVWGIDAFPFRPSDDDVLTQKWNWFWAEMKKVNPKLQDLIKADSFIFIYGGSDKKWLQDFAQAVERIKRHEIIKRADAVIEHYPFGREDHRIVPRFWIGIESLFANMIQKTHKDPTIEEIKSLLCLKQQQPGWVLLSKGSNVKLLGSGDPMLATAADFEIWKEKVLEKAGFDVAFKEYYEQKRRNYPQECSNMQLANYPADILHPINCPDAACGRSMEIASVSYKCCHGQAAHHKAEVPESGDVMIEKKLYAS, encoded by the exons ATGGCATTAGTGTCTTCACTTTCTCCTGCGACCCCTTCTTCGGTTCAAACCAACACTTTGAACCCATTGGGTTGGACTGATGATCAGATCCTGGAGAAGGTTTACATTACCCACGTCCACACCGCTGAAAGGTACGATGTGGAATCGCTTTTCAACGTTACTGCAAACATCATCAAGCGTTCTACTGCACTTGCTGACAGTGTTGCTGTTAAG ACTGGCACAcccgttggtcttattgaagaCAAGGTTCCTTTGTCCACTTTCGACCCACCGTTCCTAAAACTTAAGCATATTGCTTCTCAG ATGATGAACACACCGCACGGTGAGCATCATGCACACAGCACAGCAATGTCGATCCTTGACCAGCTGAGAACGTACACATGGGATGGAAAAGCGATATTGGTTCTGGCGGCTTTGGCTTTGGAGTATGGAAACTTCTGGCACCTCGTCCAGACTCCGAGTGGAGACCATCTGGGAAGATCACTGGCACAGATGAGCCGAGTTCACATCGTGGAGAGGAACAGGCAAGCCGTGGCTGACTACAACAGCTTGGTCAAGAACTTGCTCATCGCGGTTGAGTGCATCACCGAGTTGGAGAGGCTTTCCACCAAAGGTTATGACTTGAAGGACGTCCCAGCCTTGGCAGAAGCCATGCAAGAGATCCCTGTTGCTGTCTACTGGGCTATCGTCACCACTGTTGTCTGTGCTAATCACTTTGATTTCCTCCTTGGTGAATC GGACTCTAGATACGAAATAGCCAATTTTGACGACAAGCTTGCAGCTGTTATCAGCAAATTAAAGGCGAATCTCACCAGGAGCAGAAAGAAAATAG GTGACCTAGAAGACTACTGGAGGCGTAAGAAGTTGCTTCAAACCCCCACAGAAATTGTAGAGGTTCTCAAGGTTCTGATCTACCACAACGAAGTTCACGACCCCCATGTCTACGATGGACTCACCAGACAAATGGTTAGCATCGAAGTGTTCAGGAAGAAACACGTGTTACTGTTCATTTCGGGGCTTGACAGCATCAGAGATGAGGTTCGGCTTCTGCAATCAATCTATGAGGGATTACAGGAAGATCCAAGGGAAGTGAAAGGATACAGGAAAGAGGATTTCAGGATTCTGTGGGTCCCTGTCGTGGATGAGTGGAATCTTCTGCACAGGGCAGAGTATGATAACCTGAAGCTTGAAATGCCGTGGTATGTGACGGAATACTTCTACCCCTTGGCGGGAATCAGGCTCATAAGGGAGGACTTGAACTACAAGAATAAACCCATCATCCCTGTGCTCAACCCTCAAGGCCGGGTCGTCAACTACAATGCAATGCACATGATTTTCGTCTGGGGCATCGATGCCTTCCCTTTCAGAccctctgatgatgatgtcctCACCCAGAAATGGAATTGGTTCTGGGCCGAAATGAAGAAAGTCAATCCCAAGCTGCAAGACCTT ATAAAAGCGGACAGTTTCATCTTCATATATGGAGGCAGTGACAAGAAGTGGCTGCAAGATTTCGCTCAGGCAGTGGAAAGAATCAAAAGGCATGAGATCATCAAGAGGGCAGACGCGGTGATAGAGCACTATCCATTCGGAAGGGAAGATCACAGGATCGTTCCTCGCTTCTGGATTGGCATAGAGAGCCTGTTCGCGAACATGATTCAGAAGACACACAAGGACCCTACCATTGAGGAGATTAAGAGCTTGCTCTGTCTGAAACAGCAACAACCCGGGTGGGTTCTTCTCAGCAAAGGGTCGAACGTGAAGTTGTTGGGGAGTGGGGACCCAATGCTGGCAACTGCAGCTGATTTCGAGATATGGAAGGAAAAGGTGCTGGAGAAAGCAGGGTTTGACGTGGCTTTCAAGGAATACTATGAGCAGAAGCGTCGCAACTACCCTCAGGAATGCTCGAACATGCAGTTGGCTAACTACCCTGCTGATATTCTTCACCCCATTAATTGCCCTGATGCTGCTTGTGGCAGATCCATGGAGATTGCTTCTGTAAGTTACAAGTGCTGCCACGGTCAAGCAGCTCATCACAAGGCTGAAGTTCCAGAGAGTGGCGATGTCATGATTGAGAAGAAGCTCTACGCTTCTTAA
- the LOC114372347 gene encoding protein SIEVE ELEMENT OCCLUSION B-like isoform X2 produces the protein MSISNTQLKPLLPNPFNLSNTEIVEKVYVSHTYDDEMFDNEPLFNVVSNIIKLSTRIVGALLKIDEPNGFLGNPITISSFKPEFSTLKLMSCQMMTLSWGPENAHQTTLRILQQLRKYSWDAKALIALAAFALEYGNFWNLQQASDPLGNSLRLLNQIQHRQLPVTDINATVKLVMEAVEKIRRWGTLSSDETYETEDVPALSDALQLIPLLVYWVVASLVACNTNIQGVSNYALSDFRGKLSTALDEFKHHLEICEQQKASIEDYRRRKKAFKKPKDIVDFLKLLINQNGYKSQIYDGNANRNNVEVFKEKYVLLFISGLDRIEDEIRLLNSIYERLVEDPNDKSGFKKEEFKILWIPIENKWGDARRELFNTLKSDIKWYVVEYAQVPLPGIRLIEEDLRFHGKPILPVVKPQGVLLNDDALDIIFEWGIHAFPFRKSDAYLLAQKWKWFWDEVKKTNLHGIQVKGDRYIFIYGGSDKWTREFTVAVDKIKRHDTIRRADAIIDYYHLGKDDPKIVPRFWIGIEGKRQKKHSENLDCEIQEIIRSLLCLKQDTQGWAILSKGSNVRILGHGQPMYQTVADFEKWKERVLVKEGFDIAFQEYYDTQRDLPAPQPCEFNTLDVLATITCPNASCGRVMEVTSVNYKCCHGGNVADHAIKSRSTTAT, from the exons ATGTCGATCTCCAACACTCAACTAAAGCCTCTGCTTCCCAACCCATTTAATTTGAGTAATACTGAGATCGTTGAAAAAGTTTATGTATCCCACACTTACGACGACGAGATGTTCGATAATGAGCCCCTCTTCAACGTCGTGTCCAACATTATCAAGCTATCAACTCGAATTGTTGGGGCTCTTCTTAAG ATAGATGAGCCCAATGGATTTTTAGGAAATCCCATAACCATAAGCAGTTTCAAACCAGAATTCTCCACTCTGAAGCTGATGTCGTGCCag ATGATGACCCTATCTTGGGGGCCAGAAAACGCACACCAAACAACCCTTCGGATTCTTCAACAACTGAGAAAGTACTCTTGGGACGCAAAAGCGCTGATAGCTCTAGCGGCTTTCGCTTTGGAGTATGGAAATTTCTGGAACCTTCAGCAGGCATCAGACCCTCTGGGAAACTCGTTGAGACTGCTGAATCAAATCCAACACAGACAGCTTCCCGTGACTGATATCAACGCAACAGTGAAGTTGGTCATGGAGGCCGTTGAGAAGATCAGACGGTGGGGAACCTTGTCTTCTGATGAAACTTATGAGACTGAGGATGTTCCCGCTCTATCAGATGCATTGCAACTCATCCCACTCCTTGTTTACTGGGTTGTCGCTTCCCTTGTCGCTTGCAACACCAACATCCAGGGTGTTTC GAACTATGCATTATCGGACTTCCGTGGCAAACTTTCTACCGCTCTGGATGAGTTCAAGCATCACCTGGAGATATGCGAGCAACAAAAAG CTAGTATAGAAGACTACCGGAGACGTAAGAAGGCCTTTAAAAAGCCTAAAGACATCGTCGACTTTTTGAAGCTTCTGATCAATCAAAATGGATACAAGTCTCAAATATATGATGGCAACGCCAACAGAAAT aATGTTGAGGTTTTCAAGGAGAAGTATGTGTTGCTGTTCATTTCGGGGCTGGACAGAATTGAAGACGAGATTCGGCTTCTGAATTCAATCTATGAGAGACTTGTGGAAGATCCGAATGACAAGAGCGGTTTCAAGAAAGAGGAATTCAAGATTTTGTGGATCCCGATCGAGAACAAATGGGGGGATGCTAGGAGGGAACTTTTCAACACTTTGAAGAGTGACATAAAGTGGTACGTGGTGGAGTACGCTCAAGTACCCTTACCTGGCATCAGGCTAATTGAAGAGGATCTCAGGTTCCATGGTAAACCTATCCTTCCGGTGGTGAAGCCTCAAGGTGTCCTGTTGAACGATGATGCCTTGGACATCATTTTCGAATGGGGGATCCACGCATTCCCTTTCAGAAAATCCGATGCTTACCTACTTGCTCAGAAATGGAAATGGTTCTGGGATGAGGTCAAGAAAACAAATCTTCATGGTATACAG GTGAAAGGTGATAGGTATATCTTCATATATGGAGGTAGCGACAAGTGGACCCGAGAATTCACTGTGGCagtggataaaattaaaaggcaCGATACAATAAGGAGGGCAGATGCAATAATAGACTATTACCATTTAGGAAAGGATGACCCCAAGATAGTTCCTCGATTCTGGATTGGCATAGAAGGCAAAAGGCAAAAGAAGCACTCCGAGAATTTGGACTGTGAGATCCAAGAAATTATCAGGTCTTTGCTCTGCCTCAAGCAGGATACACAAGGATGGGCCATTCTGAGCAAAGGGTCCAATGTGAGGATTCTGGGTCACGGCCAACCTATGTATCAAACTGTGGCAGATTTTGAAAAGTGGAAAGAAAGAGTGCTTGTCAAAGAAGGCTTTGACATTGCATTCCAAGAATATTATGACACACAACGTGATCTACCTGCTCCTCAACCATGTGAATTTAACACTTTGGATGTCCTAGCAACCATAACATGCCCAAATGCCTCTTGTGGACGTGTGATGGAGGTCACATCTGTTAATTACAAGTGCTGTCATGGTGGTAATGTTGCTGACCATGCTATTAAATCGAGGTCCACAACCGCAACCTAA
- the LOC114372347 gene encoding protein SIEVE ELEMENT OCCLUSION B-like isoform X1 — protein MSISNTQLKPLLPNPFNLSNTEIVEKVYVSHTYDDEMFDNEPLFNVVSNIIKLSTRIVGALLKIDEPNGFLGNPITISSFKPEFSTLKLMSCQMMTLSWGPENAHQTTLRILQQLRKYSWDAKALIALAAFALEYGNFWNLQQASDPLGNSLRLLNQIQHRQLPVTDINATVKLVMEAVEKIRRWGTLSSDETYETEDVPALSDALQLIPLLVYWVVASLVACNTNIQGVSNYALSDFRGKLSTALDEFKHHLEICEQQKASIEDYRRRKKAFKKPKDIVDFLKLLINQNGYKSQIYDGNANRNVNVEVFKEKYVLLFISGLDRIEDEIRLLNSIYERLVEDPNDKSGFKKEEFKILWIPIENKWGDARRELFNTLKSDIKWYVVEYAQVPLPGIRLIEEDLRFHGKPILPVVKPQGVLLNDDALDIIFEWGIHAFPFRKSDAYLLAQKWKWFWDEVKKTNLHGIQVKGDRYIFIYGGSDKWTREFTVAVDKIKRHDTIRRADAIIDYYHLGKDDPKIVPRFWIGIEGKRQKKHSENLDCEIQEIIRSLLCLKQDTQGWAILSKGSNVRILGHGQPMYQTVADFEKWKERVLVKEGFDIAFQEYYDTQRDLPAPQPCEFNTLDVLATITCPNASCGRVMEVTSVNYKCCHGGNVADHAIKSRSTTAT, from the exons ATGTCGATCTCCAACACTCAACTAAAGCCTCTGCTTCCCAACCCATTTAATTTGAGTAATACTGAGATCGTTGAAAAAGTTTATGTATCCCACACTTACGACGACGAGATGTTCGATAATGAGCCCCTCTTCAACGTCGTGTCCAACATTATCAAGCTATCAACTCGAATTGTTGGGGCTCTTCTTAAG ATAGATGAGCCCAATGGATTTTTAGGAAATCCCATAACCATAAGCAGTTTCAAACCAGAATTCTCCACTCTGAAGCTGATGTCGTGCCag ATGATGACCCTATCTTGGGGGCCAGAAAACGCACACCAAACAACCCTTCGGATTCTTCAACAACTGAGAAAGTACTCTTGGGACGCAAAAGCGCTGATAGCTCTAGCGGCTTTCGCTTTGGAGTATGGAAATTTCTGGAACCTTCAGCAGGCATCAGACCCTCTGGGAAACTCGTTGAGACTGCTGAATCAAATCCAACACAGACAGCTTCCCGTGACTGATATCAACGCAACAGTGAAGTTGGTCATGGAGGCCGTTGAGAAGATCAGACGGTGGGGAACCTTGTCTTCTGATGAAACTTATGAGACTGAGGATGTTCCCGCTCTATCAGATGCATTGCAACTCATCCCACTCCTTGTTTACTGGGTTGTCGCTTCCCTTGTCGCTTGCAACACCAACATCCAGGGTGTTTC GAACTATGCATTATCGGACTTCCGTGGCAAACTTTCTACCGCTCTGGATGAGTTCAAGCATCACCTGGAGATATGCGAGCAACAAAAAG CTAGTATAGAAGACTACCGGAGACGTAAGAAGGCCTTTAAAAAGCCTAAAGACATCGTCGACTTTTTGAAGCTTCTGATCAATCAAAATGGATACAAGTCTCAAATATATGATGGCAACGCCAACAGAAATGTG aATGTTGAGGTTTTCAAGGAGAAGTATGTGTTGCTGTTCATTTCGGGGCTGGACAGAATTGAAGACGAGATTCGGCTTCTGAATTCAATCTATGAGAGACTTGTGGAAGATCCGAATGACAAGAGCGGTTTCAAGAAAGAGGAATTCAAGATTTTGTGGATCCCGATCGAGAACAAATGGGGGGATGCTAGGAGGGAACTTTTCAACACTTTGAAGAGTGACATAAAGTGGTACGTGGTGGAGTACGCTCAAGTACCCTTACCTGGCATCAGGCTAATTGAAGAGGATCTCAGGTTCCATGGTAAACCTATCCTTCCGGTGGTGAAGCCTCAAGGTGTCCTGTTGAACGATGATGCCTTGGACATCATTTTCGAATGGGGGATCCACGCATTCCCTTTCAGAAAATCCGATGCTTACCTACTTGCTCAGAAATGGAAATGGTTCTGGGATGAGGTCAAGAAAACAAATCTTCATGGTATACAG GTGAAAGGTGATAGGTATATCTTCATATATGGAGGTAGCGACAAGTGGACCCGAGAATTCACTGTGGCagtggataaaattaaaaggcaCGATACAATAAGGAGGGCAGATGCAATAATAGACTATTACCATTTAGGAAAGGATGACCCCAAGATAGTTCCTCGATTCTGGATTGGCATAGAAGGCAAAAGGCAAAAGAAGCACTCCGAGAATTTGGACTGTGAGATCCAAGAAATTATCAGGTCTTTGCTCTGCCTCAAGCAGGATACACAAGGATGGGCCATTCTGAGCAAAGGGTCCAATGTGAGGATTCTGGGTCACGGCCAACCTATGTATCAAACTGTGGCAGATTTTGAAAAGTGGAAAGAAAGAGTGCTTGTCAAAGAAGGCTTTGACATTGCATTCCAAGAATATTATGACACACAACGTGATCTACCTGCTCCTCAACCATGTGAATTTAACACTTTGGATGTCCTAGCAACCATAACATGCCCAAATGCCTCTTGTGGACGTGTGATGGAGGTCACATCTGTTAATTACAAGTGCTGTCATGGTGGTAATGTTGCTGACCATGCTATTAAATCGAGGTCCACAACCGCAACCTAA